GGCAATCTGGAGGACGACGCGGCCAGGCTCAGGGAGTGCGACTGGGTGGTCGAGGTGGTCCTCGAGAACATGGAGGTCAAGAAGAAGCTCTTTGCCGAGAAGGTGGTGCCGAACCTGGCCGCGGGGGCGATTCTCTCCACCAACACCAGCGGCCTGTCGGTCAACGAGATGGCGACGGCGCTGCCGGAGGCGGTGCGCCGGTACTTCCTGGTCACCCACTTCTTCAACCCGCCGCGCTACATGCGGCTGCTGGAAGTCGTCGGCTGCCGGGAGACCGACCCGGCCCTGCTCGCGGCGATGGCCGACTTCCTCTCCAGGCGTCTCGGCAAGGGGATCGTCTACGCCAAGGACACCCCCAACTTCATCGCCAACCGCATCGGCGTCTACGCCATCTACAAGTCGATCCGGCATATGCTGGAGATGGGGATGACCGTGGAGGAGGTCGACGCGGTGGCCGGGCCGGCGACGGCCCGCCCGAAGAGCGGCGCCTTCCGTACCGCCGACCTGGTCGGCATCGACACCCTGATGCACGTCGGCAACAACTCCTATCAGCTGCTCGCTGACGATGAGGAACGCGACGTCTTCCGGGTGCCGGAGTTCATGGCCGGGATGGTGCAGAAGGGGCTGCTCGGCAACAAGACCAGGCAGGGGTTCTACCGCAAGGAGAAGGGGGAGGGTGGCAATCAGACCTTCTACTACGACTACGGCAGCGGTGAGTATCTGCCGTCGGTCCGGCCCAAGTTCGCCTCCGTCGAGGCGGCCAGGCAGGTCGACGATCCCGCCCAGCGCCTGAAGATGGTGGTCGGCGGCAGCGACAAGGCGGCCGATTTCGCCTGGCGCAGCCTGCGCGACACCCTGATCTACACGGTGAACCGCATCCCCGAGATCGCCGACGACATCGTCAACGTCGACAACGCCATGCGCTGGGGCTTCAACTGGGAGATCGGCCCCTTCGAGATGCTCGATGCCCTCGGCGTGGCCGCCTTCTGCGAGCGGGCGGCCAGAGACGGCGTCCGGGTTCCCGAGTCCCTGAAAAAGGTCGAGCGCTTCTACAGGTTCGATGGCGGCAAAAAGTATTTCTACGACCTGCTGGCCGGCGAGTACCGCGAGGTCCCGGCCTCTCCCGACCGGATCAGCCTCGATATCCTCAAGCGCGCCGGCGGCGTGGTGGAGAATAACGCCAACTGCTCCATCGTCGACCTGGGGGACGGGGTGTTCGGCTTCGAGTTCCACTCCAAGATGAACGCCATCAGCGGCGACATTCTGGCCATGACCCACAAGGCGGTCAGGCGCGCCGAGGAGGAGGGGATCGGGCTGGTCATCGGCAACCAGGGGGCGAACTTCTCCGTCGGGGCCAACCTGATGATGCTCGCCGTGGCCATCGCCGAGGGGGCCTGGGACGACGTGAACATGGCGGTGCGAGCCTTCCAGAAGGCGACCATGGCGGTGAAGTACGCCAAGGTGCCGGTGGTTGCCGCGCCCTTCGGCATGACCCTGGGCGGCGGCTGCGAGTTCTGCCTGCATTCCGACGCCATCAATGCCCATGCCGAGACCTACATGGGGCTGGTCGAAATCGGGGTCGGCCTGCTGCCGGCCGGCGGCGGCACCAAGGAGATGGCGATCCGCGCCATCCGCCTGGCCGACCGCTTCGAGACCGATGTCTCCCCCTTCATCTTCAAGAATTTCCAGAACATCGCCATGGCCAGGGTGTCGACGGCGGCGGACGAACTCTTCGGCATGGGCTACCTGG
Above is a window of Desulfuromonadales bacterium DNA encoding:
- a CDS encoding 3-hydroxyacyl-CoA dehydrogenase NAD-binding domain-containing protein encodes the protein MRQIKRVGVIGAGVMGATIAAHLANAGLEVLLLDIVPRELTGEEKERGLTLESPAVRNRIVNGGLEAVARMKPAAFYLREYAQRVNTGNLEDDAARLRECDWVVEVVLENMEVKKKLFAEKVVPNLAAGAILSTNTSGLSVNEMATALPEAVRRYFLVTHFFNPPRYMRLLEVVGCRETDPALLAAMADFLSRRLGKGIVYAKDTPNFIANRIGVYAIYKSIRHMLEMGMTVEEVDAVAGPATARPKSGAFRTADLVGIDTLMHVGNNSYQLLADDEERDVFRVPEFMAGMVQKGLLGNKTRQGFYRKEKGEGGNQTFYYDYGSGEYLPSVRPKFASVEAARQVDDPAQRLKMVVGGSDKAADFAWRSLRDTLIYTVNRIPEIADDIVNVDNAMRWGFNWEIGPFEMLDALGVAAFCERAARDGVRVPESLKKVERFYRFDGGKKYFYDLLAGEYREVPASPDRISLDILKRAGGVVENNANCSIVDLGDGVFGFEFHSKMNAISGDILAMTHKAVRRAEEEGIGLVIGNQGANFSVGANLMMLAVAIAEGAWDDVNMAVRAFQKATMAVKYAKVPVVAAPFGMTLGGGCEFCLHSDAINAHAETYMGLVEIGVGLLPAGGGTKEMAIRAIRLADRFETDVSPFIFKNFQNIAMARVSTAADELFGMGYLDAGDAISMNVDCLIADAKQKVIALARNYRPGGPEENLKAPGKSVAASIKSQLWNMQMGGFITPYEAEMGGIIAGVITGGDVPAGTLISEAYLLELEREGFLKLCGNKKTGERIQHMLKKGKPLRN